cccattgcTCCACCCTGGAAAGGGGAGTCCTCCCCTTAGCGGGGCAGAGCTAGGTGAGGCTGCCTTGCATCCCCCCAGCTGGGCCCTCACCTACCTGCCAGTCCCCTAAGGTGGGCAGTGCCAAGGAGGAAACATGGACTACTGTGCTTATGATCACCCAGAAGCACTGTCCCTGACccccctgccctgtcctgcccctgGTGGGGCCTCTGTTCTTCCTGAGAGCCCTCACTCATCCTGCAGGGCCACGTCAGGCTACCTGTCTCCGGTTCCATCCGTGTCACCGCTGCCCCGGCTGAGCAGAGACCTCCCCCTGTGTCAGGACAGGGATTCATCTTAGCCAACACAAGAGGCCCCAGGGAGGGAAAACGCCTCCTACCCAGGCTGCGCCAGTGGTTGGTAAACCTGAATGACCTTGAGGGTGACTTTGATTTTGGAGCAGCCTGAAGTTACCTGGCAGCAAGCCTGGCAAATGGGCTGGGAGGTCAAGCCAGGCATGTGGTTGGCCAGCGGATGAAGATGGCTCAGGGAGCCCCTTGGAGCCGCACTGAGGACCCTTCACTCTGCAGCCTCCGTGTCGTGTCGTGTCACTGAgctccctcccccgccctgctGTTCGTGACTGGCTGGTCCTTCCTTTTCCTCCCAGAGAGTGGGGAGTGGCCCTTCCATCCTCAGCGCACATTTTAGAGTTCCGGCTAGGAAGTTGTCAGGGGTGGGGGCCTCTAAGGCAAGGAGATACCCCTAAAACCAAGGCACAaggcccagggcacagccccTCGTCTGCCACAGGCGTAAGCCAGTTGTCCCAAGCGTTCCTTCCTGAAAGCCACATTCTCTGAGAGCTGGGGCCTGTGGGAGCCTCTGAAGGGACCCCCACTCGTACAGAGGAGCATCTCCGTCACCACGCTGGCTCCCAGAAAGAGAGGTGCCTTGTGGGCAGGCAGTGCCCTACTTAGTCCTGCCCTCACTGCTGGAGACCTCCCTACCCTAAACTGAGCcccacacacccctccccacccaaaGACCCAGACCCTCCAAAGGAACCCAAAGAGGACCTCTACCTGGGGCTTGAGCCCGGCCCAGGTGAGCGTCTCCCTCCACTCCAGACCCATCCTGGCCCTGAGACCGTCAGCTGCCCGCAACGCCACACGCTCCTGGCTCcgtcttcttccctttctcctctccctaccCTACAGTCACACACTGGCTGTCGGACACCCGTGTGGACAGCCACACTTCCGCCTTTCGCTGACCTAAGCTGCATCAACCAGGGAGGTGATCCCTGGAGCATGGCCTGGGTGGGGTCTCCCAGCTGCCGTGGCCAGGGCAGCCTCTCCCTCCAGCTGGAAGGACTCACAGCAGGCCTTTGCAGCTGTTCTCAGCAcctcccaggccaggctgggcttcCTCGCCCGGCGCCCAGCAGAGCGCAGCCTGCCCTCTCTGTTTCAGTCTCGGCCTTGACTCGGGATCTGAGCTCCCTAGGCCTGAAGCCCCCAGGGGAGTGACCCAATCCGGTTTacacataagagagagagagaagcaactcAGGCTTCCCCAGCCCAGACCCTGGGATGCGACCTTCTTGCATTGTCCCAGGGTGCTGGCAGTGGTGGCAGGAAGGGGATGGCTTGGGGTACGGGGCTCACTGGGCCCTTTCTCATGAGGGAGCTAAACCCCTGTGCTCTGTTCCCCAGTTTGCTCTCTGCAGGCCCACCACAGCTCCTCAGGAAGCTCGGGATGGAAGAggctggtggtggggggagaagtGAGCTGGGAacgggggaaggagggaggcacagGGTGGGACTTCGGACCCCAGGCAGCGGGCCGGCTGTGACCAGACCTCTTGTGTtccagggggcagcagcagggggcagcacctCCAAAGGTGAGTCCAGGCGCCTTCAGCATGAGCTGGGCAGTCCTTGGGGCCCATGTCCAGCTGTGATCAGGCCCGAGGGGGGCGTTTTGGGCATTTTCCAGCATCGGTACCCAATCGGGAGGCCCTGCTCAGTGTCCCAAGATCACTCCTTGATGGAGGTCACTTGAGGCCTAGCCGGGTGGGGAGCACTGGCTGCCCTGCTTTGGGCTTCAGGCCTACAACTGCCCCCATCCCCTACTCACTTCCTTTGCCAaaacccctcccagcccccatccCGGGATTGCTGCTTCCAGCAGGAAGGAGGCTGTCTCTTCCCTCTGAAGCCCCCACCCACAGCACCTCAGCTGCTGAggtgaggagctgggggcagaggccaAGCTTCCCCGCCCAGGAACCCTCCCGGGCTAGGGAGGTGCCCCTGCGAGGAGCACTGCCCGTGTGCCTCTCTGCTCTGCTATGGGACTCGAGCCGAGGTGGGCGGACCGCggttctctgcttctgctccccCGCCAGACCCAGTGCCCtcggcagctgtgtgtgtgtgcgcacacacacacaggatggtGGCTTGCTGGGGCGGTCTTGATACTCGACTAACTCAGACCATCAGGCTGTTGAGAgtgccctgctctgcttccacaaGGTGGGCAGCCACAGATCCCGGGTCTTCTCTGAAAtccctctgctcccaggccatGACTGGATGAGTTGGCAGGAGTGGGAGGGCCAGCCGGCCGGTTCTCTACCTCATGGTCAGGGCTGAAGGCAGGACAGCTGGGCTCTCCCGAGCAGGATGGGGCCTACAGCTCCCAGCCCCTCAGCCTGGCTGTGCTCCGAGGCCCGGTCTACGACATTCCCATCCACAGGCTGGATGGCGGGGGCCACTATGCCCTGGCCCAGCAGAGCAGCCCCTTGGGCCCAGCCAAAAGCATGTGCCTAGGGGAAAACTCCATTTGTGCTttcctgggctggggccaaatgCCAAAGGCCATAGCCCTGAACTCCACCCAAGACCTTTGGCACCGTGGGGAAAGGCCCATCTTGCTCTGGGGGAGGTGGCCTCCTCCCACCATGGCTCAGTCTGCACAGTTGAGGTGAGGGTGTTTGTACCTAGAATGAATGCAGCTGGGAGAAGGGCAGGATCCAGGTTGTCCAGGCTCTTGTCTACTAACTCAGCATTGCACCCCAGCATTTGCAGTCAGCCCACGCCAGAGAGCCAGGGCAGAGCGGGGCCTGAAGTTGTCTCCTTGGACTCTGAGCCTGGCCAGCAGCGTGCCTGCCCATGGGCACTGTTGAAGGAAAACTGCAATcaggcagctggaactggagcttCATGGGACAAACAGGAAGGACAATATCTAAACAAATGTGCACGAGCCCcctggccagagccatgccattgCCTCAGGAAGTTTCTCACACGTGAGGTTTAAGGGGCTCACCAGAGCCTGTCTCCCTGCACAGCTCTTCTCCTCCATGGTGGCCAAGGTCCAGCACTACCAGCAGCGCCCCCTGCCCCTTGTGGACAGGCACCTTGGTAGCCGGGGCTCACCTGCCTGCTCTTCCCCACCAAGCCCTGAGGGCCAGGTACACACCCACCTTTGCTCCTGGCCCTGTCGCACCTTGAGCTGTCTTCCgatctcctgtctccctctctccgaCTCTCCCCAGTCCTTGCATGAGAAACCTTGGAAAAGGTTACCAGGAGAGAGGAAGGGTCCTGAAGGCCCCCACCCAGAGGCCTCCAGGAATGGCAGGGGGTCCTCCCTGACTGCTGGGGTCTAGAGAGGTCAGCCTGCTCCTGGGAGCTGAGCCTCAGGGACAGCAAAAGGTACCCTTCCACTTTCTCCTGGGGGAGGGACTGGGGTGCTCTGCACATGGTACACTTTCAATAAACATCTGTCCAACCAATCCTTGAAGCCGAGTGAAGCCGGCTCCGGGGTTCTCAAGTGTGCCAGGGCCGACTGATTGGCAGCCACTCATGCAGCTGCaacaggccaggccacagcacaaAGAGCCAAGTCCCATTTCTGCCCAGATTGGGCCCTCCGCCCTTAGATGGTCTGTGCCAAGGAGGACAAAAGCCAGGCGGCCGATGTTTGCTTTCTTTGAGAGGTTGGTGGGGAAGGGGGATGTTAGGGAGATGTTAGGCAGATTGGTGCCTTCTCAAACGGAGCACCAAAATGTTAGGCAAagggtgcagaacagagaggagacagaacgCGAACctgcagccagaccaaatttattcagagaaaataaatctgcagaggtCGACCCACTGCCATCAGGCCCACAGAGCAAACAcgaggcagaggcctgggccccagcaggctgggcccttttatatcttaggtgggctaggggttgggggagagggacagtAGGCAGAGATGGGCTTCTCCATACTGGGTCTTCAGGTTTGGCCCACCTGCTTccaacctggggaagaatgcagggtgTGAGAACTGACCTCCTGAAAGAAGTCGGGGTAACAAGAACCCTAAAacggctgaggcttatgtccctGTTCCATCAAGAGTGAGGCTCAGAGTCACCCCGGCCACCACCGCCTTAAGGCTGAGAATGGAGCCCATTAACTCCTCATCCAACGCCCACTTGAGGTCCAGTGTTCCCGAGGGAGAGATGAGCCTGACTGTTAGCACCTGGCGTAGTCTAGAGTAGGGGAGACAGTGCACCGAGCCGACAATCGGGTCTGGACGCCCCAGTGAGGGACCAAAAGCAAGGGCCGGAGGAACGTGGCGCTCGAAGAAGACCGGAGGCCGCCGGAGCTAGGGGGCGGTGGAGACCCGGGAGGCCCAGTTGGGCCgggggctgagacaggccagcGGCCTGTGCGCGTCCCGGGCGGGGTCCCCGGCCCTGGCGCGGCGCCCGGAACACCCCGTGCCGGAAGCGCCATGTGACCGTGACTCCGCAGAAGTCGCAAGCGCCGCGAAACAAAAGGGCGGCTCCGCGCTGGGGCTGGCACGGAGGGCCCCGACCCCCGCCCAGCCCCAAAACCAGGGCACTCAGCCTCCCGACAGATGCCGGGCTCTGGCCGGGCAAGGAGGTGCGGAGCCCGggaagctggggagggagggagagcgggcCAGGAGGACGCGTGAGAGCCAAGTGCGAGGCCAGGGGCGGGGGCGCGCTCCGTGCGCTGGCAGGTCCCCTCCCCGGACCTCCACTTCCTCACCCCGTGATGCGGGGAGGTTGATGGCTCCTACGCAATCGACCTCCGGAAGGAGGCTAAGTGGGGCGTGCCACAGAACGAGGCGCCGAGGGCTGCCCGCCAGCTCGCAAGTGTACGCGCGCTGAATTCCCGTCAATTAGCTGCCACGGTCAAAGTCACCGCAGGGAAGCCGCTTCCGGCCCGGGCGTCAGGAAGGGGCGGGGGAAGGGCCGGATGGCTGGGCcgggagggcgaggaggggattAGCGTCTGCGTCTCGTAGAAGCAGGCGGACCGGAGACCCCCAAGACCCTCCCGCGGCCGTGTTAGCGCAGTCCTGACGCCCTCCGGGCCTCGGTGGGCgtagcctctctcctgcctccttccCCGGCTTCCCCTGGCAGGAACcagtggctgtggctgctgcGGGGCTCAGGGTACAGTGAGACCTGTTGCACCCCTCACCGGCCTTGGACTTCCCTGCGGGAGTTTTCTGCCCTGCGGCCACAAAGGCCTTGAGGCCTGTCTTCACTGACCGTGACGCCTGTGCTGGGAGAGCAAGGGCCAGAGCTCTGGGGTTCATGGCCGACTGGGACTCACTTCCAGAAGGTAGCCTCAgttcctccccagccccgccccggggAGGCGCTGGCCAGGCGGTGGGGCCGATACATCATTAGGACCCCAGGGCTCAGCATCGAGACTCCCGGTTCCAGgagccgcccccggccccccagTTTGGGCATAGGCACCTTGGGCAATCCCTTACAGCTGCCTTTTCACTCCTAGGACCAGCGGCCGCCACTGCCCACTTTTGTGAATTCCGGCCCAGAGGACTGTGGGTGGCGAATATTTGTTGAAAGATTCACCACAATAGGTCAAGTCTATCCTGGATTCCTCTAAGCTGGTAACATTCGTTTATCAAGACGTCCTTTGTTAAAAGTACAAGCCGTGCTATCCAACAGAGCTTTATGTGGCGATAGAAACCTGTTTCTGCATTGTCCAGTACAGTAGCCGCCAGCCGCAAGAGGTTAGGGAGCACTTGCCATGTGGCCAGGATGGCTGAGGAACTGAACTGTTTGTTagtaatttaattcatttaaatttaactagcCATATTTAGCTAGTGGCTGTTGTcctaaggggtgtgtgtgtgtgtgtgtgtgtgtgtatagagggCAGTAGCGAATCAGAGCTGGGGAAGGGCTGGGTCTGCAGAAGCTTGGATGGTCCCTATAAGGAGTGTAGGTAATGGGGAGTCACTAAGGTTCTGAGCAGGGGTGTGGTGCAGGAGGgatggcattttatttattttaagatttattttttatttacttatttgaaagaattagagaggtagagacagagagaaaggtcttccatccgctggttcacccccaaaatggctgtgctgatccgaagccaggagccaggagcttcttccgggtctcccaccatgggtgcaggggcccaaggacttgggccatcccaggctatagcagagagctggattggaagaggagcagccgggactcgaacaggtgtttataagggatgccggcgctgcaggctggggctttaacctgctgctccagagcgccggccccaggggatGGCATTTTAAGGTGTCGCTCTAGTTGTGTAGTGCTGCAGGGGCCAAAAAGGCACCCAGAGGCAAGGAGAACCGTTAGGGGTGCAGGCATTTCCATCAATCAGGCAAGAGATGATGTTCCTTGTTTTCTGACCGTGCTAGTGTTCCTCTTAAGGACCCTATCCCCATTTCCTCCCAGCCAACAGGCCAGATTCTAGAAGATTCTAGGCAAGGTTACCCTCTGGGGCATGAAGGAACTTAGAAAAGTCATTTGGTGAAGAAGCCCCTGCATGACAGATGCTCATTTTGATATGTCTGTTGTCCAGGGAAGGCCTGTAGGGCGAGGGGAACTGAGGCGGTGTGGAACTGGGAAGGGTTTGAAAGCCATGGCTGAgcacagctgcacctgctgggcctcaGAGTGTGTCTAAACAACCATCCAGCACATTTTTGGCTTTGGTTTCTGAAGAGGCAGCTGGCTT
The window above is part of the Lepus europaeus isolate LE1 chromosome 13, mLepTim1.pri, whole genome shotgun sequence genome. Proteins encoded here:
- the SH2D6 gene encoding LOW QUALITY PROTEIN: SH2 domain-containing protein 6 (The sequence of the model RefSeq protein was modified relative to this genomic sequence to represent the inferred CDS: inserted 1 base in 1 codon), with the protein product MPPAQLFSCSRGLERGTEGVCPFLYQEEDEEEDKYELLPREALPLHLAPAHLAGTEEGSLYLDRSGPLDPSQAQLTLPRPCGEEHPPTSPSLPRLPFPDEGQQQGAAPPKDGAYSSQPLSLAVLRGPVYDIPIHRLDGGGHYALAQQSSPLGPAKSMCLGENSICAFLGWGQMPKAIALNSTQDLWHRGERPILLWGRWPPPTMAQSAQLRNVHEPPGQSHAIASGSFSHVRFKGLTRACLPAQLFSSMVAKVQHYQQRPLPLVDRHLGSRXLTCLLFPTKP